One window from the genome of Neospora caninum Liverpool complete genome, chromosome VI encodes:
- a CDS encoding putative protein kinase has product MASCCPGSSSPSGGLLCHQWALDQHCACSGEKPLQSPASSCSPSSATSSSYPLPSSLPFPLTPSLASTRCCSDAENSLEAVLAAAGASGACGHAQPRMIQAFPPGTSVETLYKLGPVLSVCQAQQAKEQREAAPQAAGQDGAAQSASHASRRQKRPAEDACEQGAGHHAGSRESHQCGEGARENGKAGSSASSSPTAAPSSTRPVLRHALTRGTHQPKIIKSIYKQRIPASAGGDRLWRRLCMRLLNLPPHRNVLSLDAIYEEKEKFYFVSEKLEGGELFDFLLTEKTVEEHICQYIIFQILQALNHMHSNQLLHRDIKPENLMFRRRRGAAHPDGSRTESSAGPSASSANHPTGSVCGEGSVTGGSAASCFTATECSAGFFSCPSEAVSAYHGNQCSSRAALTPVELEHELVLIDFDTCKMMEVPPHEYGEVTGGQRRLVGTYGYLAPEVLRGGDYTVQSDLWSVGVILYILMTGIPPLPMELLTSARASLMVFSQIQEKQGGIDYDVFPLPDFPLARDLCQKLLQINPRQRMPSAREALRHPWLRDFTLRFGDGSSTPAPSPKACGCDGVFGEAVSLPFGCFPSAPTLRGHPSRSPHALLPVTGLSPDRHSVQSSPLSVIGFPGAWRGAHLRHAGASNGAGCSSVASSCRCEGESWWGGEGEPRGGAPKEEPPSNASGLCESDCGHGPLPPSVGPGFCPTPLQACTFEAASSSTLAAPGRRPAAPASSPPSHPSSFHSCFVSPGERPGASASSRPAYLAVTNLASSPPSLLSPPRAQNGKPPTPMDGVLMEPDVSASDGRDALVSNSPLGQTRRRQSPLGPGNCLVWLGSPGEHVGSAGVGQEAMRRAAHEQGTDLCAFPRSGTASDLRVSENVAAAFAEVGAHPFGIAASSPAQACNIPAAPHAGAPQGQPTGAPFGVLASFASMTDLSARPFAGIGGAECGGSASRVGGGDASMENGEAKNALRFAFANVGPGGGLFSLAAPREVPSEEQVMDGDGSSAMSHRGEPTSGTRSRSLSGERERLKDGAGRLAKSAEAELKHIRAGVDSVAPAGFSTGYTERPADQTLARSLEKPLSCLEAETVQDASMEGSETETSAMECEGPAPYPARGPGVAGRVGQILGAMPLAEATPGNLASPPCSCPPWTPSFHGGCAASFATPLLEERRESCESSATPSTACTSSTRGFFRSRQSDSPQAACRSLFSHCLGVGNRREDKDDRHDNGLLAQSGPAVTHSERVSVGAEACRGSHPNSGASRREGTGRGSIVSCVFSGTSSVEGSSGCRRKRVASPECFRTSASSPTPSLEAEGNVTPYSMATGSGGACDPSAFSQFFAHSRDFSAPDIAEEQVAQTPLISSPSHYPATRPFFTTPQANGMCSSPASTATTVSSLSHVTGSNVAASGPPCSVPSFVLPPQSRPQPRALSPPQACAGGGSQKGGRTSVAGRPAGLQPLQQQHIHDSAFPPSFSLPMGVSGPVDPAFPVPLSSPPSSGRAGCARAGKRRSLMNAYSNKGKKDGVDAVSARAMPVPESPGRTSVPRIQADCFPAQFHGASSLSPSSCGSNTTRASGAPHSLGMATAQSSLASSFVASSPSSPTGTSVGGCHPGQSGHLDSIAESAKVSDMCRQAGCGVLQREHCCLMADPEGGNLSGAPNRGNPFSDGNGNTGGSVEISEVTGGVFGKSQFCVASQGRQSPGMPCSTSTFPLTDPRVSARPLHDPNALQRTSFGLHPPMSCTADRGRYVQGGVLPSSGEARDETESGSENGQDFVAGASGHPAVTVVDTLQALLKAAEDVFSMGTAAGTSL; this is encoded by the exons ATGGCGTCGTGCTGTCCcggctcctcgtctccgtcgggGGGACTGCTTTGTCACCAGTGGGCTCTCGATCAGCACTGCGCGtgcagtggagagaaaccCCTGCAGtcgcccgcctcttcctgttcgcCCTCTTCCGCAACTTCTTCGTCGTACCCTCtaccctcctctctcccgttcccgTTAActccgtcgctcgcctcaaCTCGATGCTGCAGCGACGCGGAAAACTCCCTGGAAGCCGTGCTCGCGGCGGCCGGAGCGTCCGGGGCCTGTGGACATGCGCAGCCCCGGATGATCCAGGCGTTCCCTCCAGGAACCTCAGTTGAGACGCTGTACAAACTCGGTCCCGTCCTCTCAGTCTGCCAGGCGCAGCAAGCAAAAGAAcagcgcgaggccgcgccgcAGGCCGCAGGACAAGACGGCGCAGCGCAGAGCGCCAGCCATGCCAGCAGACGACAGAAAAGACCTGCGGAAGACGCATGCGAGCAGGGCGCCGGACACCACGCGGGGTCGCGAGAAAGTCACCAGTGTGGCgagggcgcgagagagaatggAAAGGCGGGGTCGAgtgcttcctcttcaccgACTGCCGCTCCTTCTTCGACGCGGCCTGTTCTCCGCCATGCCCTGACGCGGGGAACGCATCAGCCGAAAATCATCAAAAGCATATACAAACAGAGAATTCCGGCGAGCGCGGGTGGCGACAG GCTTTGGCGACGCTTATGCATGCGGCTGTTAAATCTTCCCCCCCATCGGAACGTTTTGTCTCTGGACGCGATCTatgaggagaaagagaagttCTACTTTGTGAGTGAGAAACTCGAGGGAGGAGAGCTCTTCGATTTCCTGttgacagagaaaacggtcGAGGAACACATTTGCCAGTACATCATCTTCCAGATTCTCCAAGCCCTCAATCACATGCACTCGAACCAACTTCTCCACAG AGACATCAAACCCGAGAACCTGATgtttcgtcgtcgtcgcggCGCCGCGCATCCGGACGGTTCCCGAACTGAGTCGTCTGCTGGCCCGTCTGCGAGTTCCGCGAACCACCCCACGGGGAGCGTCTGTGGCGAGGGCAGTGTGACGGGGGGGTCAGCGGCGTCGTGCTTCACCGCTACTGAGTGCTCTGCAGGTTTCTTTTCGTGTCCTTCCGAGGCCGTCTCTGCGTATCACGGGAACCAATGTTCCAGTCGTGCCGCGCTTACCCCGGTCGAGCTTGAGCACGAGCTCGTTCTCATTGATTTTGACACATGCAAGATGATGGAAGTTCCTCCCCACGAATACGGAGAAGTCACGgggggacagagacgcctcgTGGGGACGTACGGATACCTGGCGCCGGAGGTCTTGAGAGGCGGAGACTACACAGTTCAGTCCGACCTGTGGAGCGTTGGCGTCATCCTCTACATTCTGATGACG GGTATTCCTCCTCTCCCTATGGAGCTGCTGACGTCAGCCAGAGCGTCACTCATGGTTTTCTCGCAGATACAAGAGAAGCAGGGGGGAATCGACTACgacgtctttcctcttccagATTTCCCCCTGGCTCGTGACCTGTGCCAAAAGCTCCTGCAGATCAATCCGAGGCAACGGATGCCGTCTGCCCGCGAGGCGCTTCGCCATCCTTG GTTGCGCGACTTCACTCTGCGCTTTGGCGATGGCAGTTCGacgcctgcgccgtctcccaaGGCGTGTGGATGCGACGGGGTCTTCGGAGAGGCCGTTTCGCTCCCATTCGGGTGTTTCCCCAGTGCCCCGACGCTCCGGGGTCATCCGTCTCGGTCGCCACACGCTTTGTTGCCAGTTACAGGGCTTTCCCCAGATCGACACTCTGTACAGTCCAGTCCCCTCTCAGTCATCGGGTTCCCCGGCGCCTGGCGCGGGGCGCACCTACGTCACGCAGGAGCTTCCAATGGCGCAGGGTGTTCGTCGGTTGCCTCGTCTTGCCGGTGTGAGGGAGAATCATGGtggggaggcgagggcgagccGCGCGGGGGAGCGCCGAAGGAGGAACCGCCCTCCAACGCGTCTGGGCTCTGCGAAAGCGATTGCGGCCACGGCCCGCTTCCGCCGTCGGTGGGGCCTGGCTTCTGCCCGACTCCACTGCAGGCATGCACTTTCGAAGCGGCTTCCTCAAGCACTTTGGCTGCTCCTGGACGCCGGCCTGCTgctccggcgtcttcgcctccgtcccaCCCTTCCTCGTTCCACTCCTGCTTTGTTTCTCCCGGCGAGAGGCCCGGcgccagcgcctcgtcgcgaCCCGCCTACTTAGCTGTGACGAatctcgcttcgtctcccccaTCACTGTTGTCCCCTCCACGTGCCCAGAACGGGAAACCGCCAACGCCGATGGACGGCGTCTTGATGGAGCCGGACGTTTCCGCGTCGGACGGCCGCGATGCACTCGTCTCAAACTCGCCGCTCGGCcaaacgcgaaggcggcaaAGTCCGCTGGGGCCAGGGAACTGTCTGGTGTGGCTGGGGTCTCCTGGAGAACACGTGGGGTCGGCGGGAGTGGGACAAGAGGCCATGCGGCGTGCTGCGCACGAGCAAGGCACGGATCTATGCGCTTTTCCGCGCTCCGGCACAGCAAGCGATCTTCGTGTGAGCGAAAATGTCGCCGCTGCATTCGCAGAAGTGGGTGCGCATCCTTTCGGGATcgctgcgtcgtctcctGCGCAGGCCTGCAATATTCCTGcggcgccgcatgcaggcgcccCGCAGGGCCAACCGACTGGCGCTCCCTTCGGTGTCTTGGCTTCCTTCGCGAGCATGACCGACCTTTCTGCGCGACCCTTTGCGGGGATTGGCGGCGCGGAATGCGGCGGATCTGCTTCTCGGGTGGGGGGCGGGGACGCCTCCAtggagaacggagaggcgaagaacgcgttGAGATTCGCGTTCGCCAACGTAGGACCCGGGGGTGGCCTCTTCAGCCTCGCCGCCCCCAGGGAAGTCCCCTCTGAGGAACAGGTGATGGATGGGGACGGCAGCAGCGCCATGTCTCATCGCGGCGAGCCGACGAGTGGAACCCGCAGCAGGTCATTGTcgggggagagggagagactgAAGGACGGCGCGGGCAGGCTGGCAAAGTCCGCGGAAGCGGAACTGAAGCACATCCGAGCAGGAGTCGACAGCGTGGCACCGGCCGGGTTCTCCACTGGATACACCGAACGCCCTGCGGACCAGACACTGGCACGAAGCTTGGAGAAGCCTTTGAGCTGTCTGGAGGCAGAGACCGTGCAGGACGCCTCCATGGAGGGctcggagacggagacaagcGCAATGGAGTGTGAAGGCCCAGCGCCGTACCCTGCCCGAGGGCCGGGGGTGGCCGGACGCGTCGGACAG ATCTTGGGTGCAATGCCACTTGCGGAAGCGACTCCCGGAAACCTTGCGTCACCACCTTGCTCGTGTCCTCCGTGGACACCTTCTTTCCACGGAGGGTGCGCAGCCTCGTTTGCAACGCCACTGCTGGAGGAGCGGCGTGAATCGTGTGAGAGTTCCGCAACGCCCTCGACCGCGTGCACGTCTTCGACGCGAGGCTTCTTCCGTTCACGCCAGTCTGACAGTCCCCAGGCGGCCTGTCGCTCCCTGTTTAGCCATTGCCTTGGAGTGGGCAACAGACGAGAGGACAAGGACGACAGACATGACAATGGTCTGCTTGCGCAGAGCGGTCCCGCAGTGACACATTCGGAGCGGGTGTCGGTTGGTGCCGAGGCGTGCCGCGGCAGTCATCCGAATTCTGGAGCGTCTcgccgagaaggaaccgGCCGAGGGTCGATCGTctcgtgtgtcttctctgggACTTCCAGTGTTGAGGGGAGTTCCGGTTGTCGGCGGAAGCGCGTGGCGTCTCCTGAGTGTTTCAGGAcgtccgcctcttctccaacACCATCCCTCGAAGCTGAGGGCAACGTGACGCCCTACTCTATGGCCACGGGCAGCGGGGGTGCATGCGATCCATCTGCTTTCTCGCAGTTTTTCGCGCACAGCCGCGACTTCAGTGCTCCAGATATTGCTGAGGAGCAAGTGGCGCAGACGCCGCTGatctcgtctccgtcgcacTACCCAGCGACGCGGCCGTTTTTCACAACTCCGCAGGCGAATGGCATGTGTTCTTCGCCGGCCTCGACGGCAACcaccgtctcttccctctctcacGTGACAGGCTCCAACGTCGCGGCGTCTGGTCCTCCCTGCAGCGTGCCGTCGTTTGTTCTTCCGCCACAGTCGCGACCGCAACCCCGTGCCCTGAGCCCGCCGCAGGCGTGCGCGGGGGGAGGAAGCCAAAAGGGAGGACGCACAAGTGTCGCCGGCCGGCCTGCTGGTCTTCAGCCACTCCAGCAGCAGCATATCCACGACTCAGCGTTTCCACCGTCGTTTTCGTTACCCATGGGCGTCTCGGGGCCGGTTGATCCTGCGTTTCCCGtgccgctgtcttcgccgcccaGTTCAGGCCGCGCAGGGTGCGCCCGAGCAGGCAAGCGGCGTTCTCTGATGAACGCGTATTCGAACAAAGGCAAGAAAGACGGAGTCGACGCGGTTTCCGCGCGAGCGATGCCCGTTCCGGAATCCCCCGGTCGCACATCCGTCCCCAGGATCCAGGCAGACTGCTTCCCAGCGCAGTTCCACGGTGCGTCTTcactctcgccgtcttcctgtgGCAGCAACACCACCAGGGCTTCGGGAGCGCCACACAGCTTGGGCATGGCCACGGCTcagtcctctctcgcttcttcctttgtcgcgtcctctccttcgtcgcccACGGGGACCTCCGTTGGCGGATGCCACCCTGGGCAATCCGGTCACCTCGACAGCATCGCTGAGAGTGCAAAAGTATCCGACATGTGTCGGCAGGCGGGATGTGGAGTGCTCCAGCGGGAACACTGCTGTCTCATGGCCGACCCGGAGGGCGGAAATCTTTCCGGAGCTCCGAACAGAGGTAATCCCTTTTCGGATGGCAACGGCAACACGGGAGGGTCTGTTGAGATCAGCGAGGTGACTGGCGGTGTGTTTGGAAAGTCCCAGttttgcgtcgcctcgcaAGGACGACAAAGTCCAGGAATGCCGTGCTCGACTTCGACCTTCCCGTTGACAGAtccgcgtgtctccgcgagGCCCTTGCACGACCCAAATGCGTTGCAAAGGACCAGTTTTGGATTGCACCCGCCGATGAGTTGTACAGCTGATCGTGGACGGTATGTACAGGGCGGAGTGCTTCCCAGTtccggagaggcgagagacgagacggagagcggcagcgaaAACGGTCAAGACTTCGTCGCAGGCGCCAGTGGGCATCCTGCTGTCACTGTTGTTGACACACTGCAGGCTCTTCTCaaagcggcagaagacgTCTTTTCAATGGGGACGGCGGCGGGCACGTCGCTGTGA